One segment of Setaria viridis chromosome 4, Setaria_viridis_v4.0, whole genome shotgun sequence DNA contains the following:
- the LOC117852638 gene encoding aspartyl protease APCB1, which translates to MTGAPSPPSGRPVQEDGDRQRSSQRPFGAVLITVPDGPGSALPASSGNGLRAALLDHAGAVGSDEERPRPRGQSFTLWRATVAVLALAALAAAGYVCLYTDGDAAGAAWRLLGASEEEEEGEDRGGRKSFLLPLYPKPHRGGGEARKRASGGAAENLTAAAFPSTGNVFSTGLYYTTVSIGNPPRGYFVDVDTGSDITWIQCDTPSRSCAKGAHSPYRPAQANIVPASDPLCERVQRDPNQCNYDINYADRSSSMGVYVRDNMQLISEDGERENLDIVFGCGYDQRGNILDTLENTDGVLGLGSREISLPTQLASRGIISNVFGHCMTTDPSSGGYLFLGDDYIPRWGMTWVPVRNGPADNVRRAQLQQVNHGDQQLNVQGKLTQVIFDSGSTHTYFPHEVYLNLIAALNGASPRFVHDDSDKTLPFCMKADFSVRSVDDVKHFFKPLSLQFKKQFFFSRTFNIRPEDYLIVSDKGNVCLGVLDGTAIGYDSVIIVGDVSLRGKLIAYDNDENQLGWIDSDCTDPSEQSRIPFFLRKVLHNQLL; encoded by the exons ATGACCGgcgctccgtcgccgccgtcggggcGACCGGTGCAGGAGGATGGGGATCGGCAGCGGAGTTCGCAGCGTCCCTTCGGCGCTGTCCTGATCACGGTCCCGGACGGCCCGGGCTCGGCCTTGCCTGCTTCATCCGGGAACGGCCTGCGGGCCGCGCTCTTGGaccacgccggcgccgtcggctCAGACGAGGAGCGGCCACGGCCGCGGGGGCAGTCGTTCACGCTGTGGCGCGcgacggtggcggtgctggcgctCGCGGCGCTGGCCGCGGCGGGGTACGTCTGCCTGTACACGGAcggggacgccgccggcgcggcgtggcggctCCTGGGggcgagcgaggaggaggaggagggagaggaccGGGGAGGACGCAAGTCCTTCCTGCTGCCGCTGTACCCGAAGccgcaccgcggcggcggggaggccaGGAAgcgggccagcggcggcgcggcggagaaTCTGACGGCCGCGGCGTTCCCGTCCACCGGCAATGTGTTCTCGACCGG GCTATACTACACGACTGTGTCAATTGGCAATCCTCCAAGGGGTTATTTTGTTGATGTTGATACTGGCAGCGACATAACATGGATCCAGTGCGACACGCCATCCAGAAGCTGTGCAAAG GGAGCTCATTCTCCATATAGGCCCGCACAAGCCAACATAGTTCCTGCCAGTGATCCACTTTGTGAACGAGTTCAACGCGACCCAAATCAGTGCAACTACGATATCAACTATGCTGACAGAAGCTCCTCTATGGGCGTTTATGTGAGGGATAATATGCAACTCATCAGTGAAGACGGTGAAAGGGAAAATCTAGACATCGTGTTTGG GTGTGGATATGATCAGAGAGGAAACATTTTGGACACACTAGAAAATACTGATGGAGTGCTAGGCCTGGGCAGCCGGGAAATAAGCCTTCCTACACAGCTAGCCAGCCGAGGGATTATTTCCAATGTTTTCGGTCACTGTATGACGACAGATCCCAGTAGTGGTGGTTATTTGTTTCTTGGTGATGATTACATTCCTAGATGGGGAATGACATGGGTTCCTGTCCGAAATGGTCCAGCAGA TAATGTACGCAGAGCCCAACTCCAGCAAGTAAACCACGGGGATCAGCAGCTCAATGTGCAGGGGAAGTTGACTCAAGTGATCTTTGACAGTGGGTCCACACATACATATTTCCCACACGAAGTGTATTTAAACCTGATTGCTGCG CTGAATGGTGCATCTCCGAGATTTGTACACGATGACTCAGATAAAACGCTGCCTTTCTGTATGAAAGCTGATTTTTCAGTGAG GTCTGTGGATGATGTGAAACATTTTTTCAAGCCCTTGAGTCTGCAATTCAAGAAACAATTTTTCTTCTCCAGAACTTTCAACATTCGTCCTGAAGATTACTTGATCGTCAGT GATAAGGGCAATGTCTGCCTGGGGGTGCTCGATGGGACAGCGATCGGTTATGATTCAGTTATAATAGTTGGAG ATGTTTCTCTTCGTGGAAAGTTGATTGCCTATGACAATGATGAGAATCAGCTAGGATGGATTGATTCAGACTGCACCGACCCAAGCGAACAAAGCAGAATTCCTTTCTTCCTGAGGAAAGTATTGCACAACCAACTTTTGTAA
- the LOC117852637 gene encoding aluminum-activated malate transporter 9 encodes MAAARPPTPPQLGSLWSTLEDQRGSTVALLSSTSGEEREQQPKERLFRRAVAAVARWWGVACGAVSELWAFARADPRKAVFAAKVGLALALITLLVFLREPHDIVSHSVWAILTVVVVFEFSIGATLSKGFNRGLGTLTAGALALAVAELSKNLGKLEEVILITSIIVVAFVTTLTKLHPKMKPYEYGFRVFLLTFCYVMVSGYNTGKFTDTATSRFILIAIGAAVSLGINIGIYPIWAGEDLHNLISKNFTGVAKSLEGCVDGYLKCMEYERIPSKILVYQASDDPLYSGYRAAVEASAQEETLLGFAVWEPPHGPYKTMNYPWRSFTKVGGALRHCSFAVMALHGCILSEIQAPPESRRVFAAEIQKVGQEGAKALRELGNRVKTMTKLSSIDILLEVHMAAEELQKKIDEKSYLLVNTERWDASKQAQGIKEVLNGTNTVGKGNRNRENKNDGTSAVEKESKDEGVETTIVDQTLLHQSKSFLGNSFLRRYDSTSTMDGFKLSWPAQRSFNPNVPLEDEDSKTYESASALSLATFASLLIEFVARLQNVVNAFEELSQEANFKDPVEEPTTVSTSDGGYFDKIRKLVGF; translated from the exons atggccgccgcgcggccgccgacgccgccgcagcTGGGTTCGCTGTGGTCGACGTTGGAGGACCAGCGCGGCTCCACGGTTGCGctgctctcctccacctccggggaggagagggagcagCAGCCCAAGGAGAGGCTTTTCCGgcgggccgtcgccgccgtggcacgCTGGTGGGGGGTCGCGTGCGGTGCCGTGTCGGAGCTCTGGGCGTTCGCGCGGGCCGACCCGCGGAAAGCCGTGTTCGCGGCCAAGGTCGGGCTCGCGCTCGCGCTCATCACGCTGCTCGTCTTCCTCCGGGAGCCGCACGACATCGTGAGCCATTCCGTCTGGGCCATCCTCACCGTTGTCGTCGTCTTCGAGTTCAGCATCG GTGCAACCTTAAGCAAAGGGTTTAATCGTGGATTGGGGACACTAACTGCAGGAGCTCTTGCTCTAGCGGTTGCAGAATTGTCCAAAAACCTGGGAAAATTAGAGGAAGTGATTCTTATAACGAGCATCATTGTTGTTG CCTTTGTCACAACTTTGACAAAGCTGCATCCGAAGATGAAGCCATATGAGTATGGATTCCGTGTGTTCTTGTTGACATTCTGTTATGTTATGGTCTCTGGGTACAACACTGGGAAGTTCACTGATACAGCTACAAGCAGATTTATACTGATTGCCATTGGTGCTGCTGTCAGTCTTGGAATCAATATAGGTATTTACCCAATCTGGGCAGGAGAGGATTTGCACAACCTGATATCAAAAAATTTCACTGGTGTTGCCAAATCCTTGGAAG GTTGTGTTGATGGATATCTGAAATGCATGGAATATGAAAGGATTCCTTCAAAAATACTTGTGTACCAAGCATCTGATGATCCTCTATATAGCGGGTACAGGGCAGCTGTTGAGGCATCTGCACAGGAGGAAACCCTG CTTGGTTTTGCTGTATGGGAACCACCCCATGGTCCTTATAAAACAATGAACTATCCTTGGAGGAGTTTCACCAAAGTTGGTGGAGCATTGAGGCACTGTTCCTTTGCAGTCATGGCGTTGCATGGTTGCATTCTTTCGGAAATTCAG GCACCTCCAGAGAGCAGAAGGGTTTTTGCTGCAGAGATTCAGAAAGTGGGTCAGGAAGGTGCTAAAGCGTTGCGCGAGCTTGGAAACAGAGTTAAGACGATGACCAAGTTGAGTTCTATAGATATTCTATTAGAGGTCCACATGGCAGCTGAAGAGTTGCAAAAAAAGATTGATGAAAAGTCATACCTTCTGGTGAATACTGAAAGGTGGGATGCTAGCAAGCAGGCTCAAGGAATCAAAGAAGTCCTTAATGGCACCAATACTGTGGGAAAAGGAAACAGgaacagagaaaacaagaatGATGGCACCAGTGCTGTGGAAAAAGAAAGCAAGGATGAAGGGGTGGAAACTACCATTGTTGATCAGACTTTATTGCATCAATCAAAGAGCTTTCTTGGTAACTCATTTCTAAGAAGATATGATTCAACGTCAACAATGGATGGTTTTAAGCTGTCTTGGCCTGCTCAAAGATCATTCAATCCAAACGTGCCACTTGAAGATGAGGACTCCAAAACATACGAAAGTGCAAGCGCTTTGTCCTTGGCCACATTTGCCTCACTTCTGATTGAGTTTGTTGCCCGACTACAGAATGTTGTTAACGCATTCGAAGAGTTGAGTCAGGAGGCTAACTTTAAGGATCCTGTGGAGGAGCCTACTACAGTTAGCACAAGTGATGGTGGGTATTTCGATAAAATACGCAAATTGGTAGGATTCTAG